The proteins below are encoded in one region of Pontibacter deserti:
- a CDS encoding glycerophosphodiester phosphodiesterase: MIINKIVPVALAALLLLAGCKSTETISQQQNPELPAFDTEGHRGARGLMPENSIPAMMKALELGVTTLEMDTHITKDGKVVVTHDPHINPLYARTPDGKDITKEENKKYAIYQMDYDQVHQFEMGTKFYDAYPQQQKLKTYIPLLSELIDSVQTHIKKNNLPQVFYNIETKSVPDGDNAIHPEPAVFVKKLVEVLEEKKLTQWAIIQSFDPRTLQVLHQQYPHIRASLLVSNKDSFEENIERLGFTPVVYSPNYKLVTPELIAKAHAKNIKVIPWTVNTAEDIARLKAMGVDGIISDYPNLFKEMQK, encoded by the coding sequence ATGATCATAAATAAAATAGTACCTGTTGCGCTTGCTGCATTGCTGTTGCTGGCAGGTTGCAAAAGTACAGAAACTATATCGCAGCAACAGAATCCTGAACTACCTGCCTTTGATACAGAAGGGCACCGTGGCGCACGCGGCCTGATGCCTGAGAACTCAATCCCGGCTATGATGAAGGCGCTGGAACTAGGGGTTACAACTTTGGAAATGGACACGCACATTACCAAAGATGGAAAGGTAGTGGTAACGCATGATCCGCATATTAACCCGTTGTATGCCCGCACCCCGGATGGTAAAGATATAACCAAGGAAGAAAATAAGAAGTACGCGATCTACCAGATGGATTACGACCAGGTGCACCAATTTGAGATGGGGACCAAGTTCTATGATGCGTATCCGCAGCAGCAGAAACTAAAGACCTACATACCTTTGCTGTCAGAGCTGATAGATTCGGTGCAGACGCATATTAAGAAGAATAACCTGCCGCAGGTTTTCTATAATATCGAAACCAAGTCTGTGCCGGACGGAGATAATGCTATACACCCCGAGCCGGCTGTTTTTGTGAAAAAACTGGTGGAAGTACTGGAAGAGAAGAAGCTGACTCAGTGGGCAATTATACAGTCTTTCGACCCGAGAACGCTACAAGTGCTGCACCAGCAATACCCGCATATTAGAGCATCACTGTTGGTGAGTAATAAAGATAGCTTTGAAGAGAATATTGAGCGACTGGGTTTTACGCCAGTGGTTTACAGCCCCAACTATAAACTGGTAACTCCTGAACTGATCGCAAAAGCACATGCTAAAAACATAAAAGTAATTCCCTGGACAGTGAATACAGCCGAAGATATTGCCCGACTGAAAGCAATGGGTGTGGATGGCATCATATCGGATTACCCGAACCTGTTTAAGGAGATGCAAAAATAA
- a CDS encoding GDSL-type esterase/lipase family protein, producing the protein MKLKNTLCLLVLTLTGSFFSLGAIAQERIDTTYAPGVMMVEGTKSEVAKYDSTYRPATYQVQVDYFRKHKNSKKDIIFLGNSLTAHIDWAELLENKNVRNRGISSDITFGVLERLDEVIEGKPAKVFLLIGINDISRNVPEEVILANYKKIIRRIKAGSPKTKIYVQTLLPTNNTFDKFKKHYNKEAQTVAVNKGIKEIAATEKVTVIDLHPNFTNSDGKLKQEYTHDGLHLTIAGYKVWAGILKKYL; encoded by the coding sequence ATGAAGCTTAAGAATACCCTTTGCCTGCTTGTACTTACTTTAACCGGTTCGTTTTTTTCGTTGGGAGCTATTGCCCAGGAAAGAATTGACACTACTTATGCCCCGGGAGTTATGATGGTGGAAGGCACGAAGTCTGAAGTTGCTAAGTACGACAGCACCTACCGCCCGGCTACTTACCAGGTGCAGGTTGATTATTTCAGAAAACATAAAAACTCAAAAAAAGACATCATCTTTTTAGGTAACAGCTTAACAGCTCACATAGACTGGGCCGAATTGCTGGAGAATAAAAATGTACGCAACCGCGGTATATCCAGTGATATTACATTTGGTGTGCTGGAGCGCCTGGATGAAGTGATTGAAGGAAAACCGGCAAAAGTTTTCCTGCTGATTGGTATAAATGATATTTCGCGTAACGTGCCGGAAGAAGTTATACTTGCCAACTATAAAAAGATTATCCGCAGAATAAAAGCCGGTTCTCCGAAAACAAAAATCTACGTGCAGACATTGCTGCCAACCAACAATACTTTTGATAAGTTTAAGAAGCACTACAACAAAGAAGCACAGACTGTGGCTGTAAACAAGGGGATAAAAGAAATTGCAGCAACTGAAAAAGTAACGGTGATAGACCTGCACCCAAATTTTACAAACAGCGATGGCAAACTAAAACAGGAATACACCCACGATGGCCTGCATTTAACTATAGCTGGCTATAAAGTATGGGCTGGTATCCTGAAAAAATACCTATAA
- a CDS encoding DeoR/GlpR family DNA-binding transcription regulator: MLTLAERHQQILSKLKQEGQVNVLDLCEKLSVSSVTIRKDLKLLEDKGLLFRTHGGATANNPYTTDRSVNEKEKIQASEKMRIGAAAASLLHPNDSILIASGTTVLALARNIPATNNLTVITPSLNIALELNRHPEIEVMQLGGVLRKSSSSVTGPYAESILADFSCSKLFLGVDGIDLDFGLTTTNVMEAHLNRQMIKVSQKTIVLADSTKFGKRGFGKICGFEYIDQIITDSGVSEYNVKALEGMGIKVTIV, from the coding sequence ATGTTAACATTAGCTGAAAGACACCAGCAAATATTAAGCAAACTAAAGCAGGAAGGACAGGTAAACGTGCTGGACCTTTGCGAAAAGCTAAGTGTTTCGTCTGTGACTATCCGGAAGGATCTTAAACTACTGGAAGACAAAGGATTGTTATTCAGAACCCATGGTGGCGCTACAGCAAACAACCCTTATACTACCGACCGTTCTGTAAACGAAAAAGAGAAAATACAGGCTTCTGAAAAGATGCGCATCGGTGCGGCGGCGGCAAGCCTGCTCCACCCCAACGATTCTATACTTATTGCTTCGGGTACTACCGTACTGGCTCTTGCCAGAAACATACCTGCTACCAATAACCTGACTGTCATCACCCCTTCGCTAAACATTGCCCTGGAACTGAACCGACACCCGGAAATAGAAGTGATGCAACTGGGAGGCGTACTCCGCAAAAGCTCTTCTTCGGTTACCGGTCCTTACGCCGAAAGTATATTGGCCGACTTCTCGTGCAGCAAGCTTTTTTTAGGTGTGGATGGCATTGATCTGGACTTCGGTTTAACGACTACAAACGTAATGGAAGCGCACTTGAACCGCCAGATGATCAAGGTATCCCAGAAAACCATAGTCCTGGCAGATTCCACGAAGTTTGGAAAGAGAGGGTTCGGTAAGATTTGTGGCTTTGAGTATATAGATCAGATTATTACAGATAGTGGTGTATCGGAGTATAATGTGAAAGCGCTGGAAGGCATGGGAATTAAAGTAACTATAGTATAA
- a CDS encoding hemerythrin domain-containing protein produces MKYLAFAVAIMLVTACTEQERDVNTNHTEKHERADNNTTSMETQIPTSLKAEHEELHKKLESYTKLPGKTGIAAKAVADKLHPHFNKEEEYALPPLGLLPDLAEGKTSDEMRAVIPQTDKLKEEFQQMLAEHQQIVKTLDELSAAAKEENHPEVMQFVDALKLHAKTEEEVLYPTAILIGEYLKLKL; encoded by the coding sequence ATGAAGTATCTAGCATTTGCTGTGGCTATAATGCTTGTAACAGCATGTACTGAGCAGGAAAGAGATGTAAATACGAATCATACTGAAAAACACGAACGTGCCGACAATAACACAACTAGTATGGAAACACAAATACCTACCTCGTTAAAGGCGGAGCACGAAGAGCTTCACAAAAAGTTAGAAAGCTATACAAAATTGCCTGGTAAAACAGGTATTGCTGCTAAAGCTGTTGCCGATAAACTTCATCCACATTTTAACAAAGAAGAGGAGTATGCCCTACCCCCGCTTGGCTTGCTTCCTGACCTGGCTGAGGGTAAAACATCTGATGAAATGAGAGCTGTTATACCTCAAACAGATAAGTTAAAAGAGGAATTTCAGCAAATGCTGGCAGAACATCAGCAAATTGTAAAAACGTTAGATGAGCTCAGTGCAGCTGCAAAAGAAGAGAATCATCCGGAGGTAATGCAGTTTGTGGATGCTCTGAAACTCCACGCCAAAACAGAAGAAGAAGTACTTTATCCTACGGCCATTCTCATCGGTGAATATCTGAAGCTGAAATTATAG
- a CDS encoding calcineurin-like phosphoesterase C-terminal domain-containing protein → MKRRSFLERILLFSGGLILSGSYTSALATPSTKTIKGRVMAGSKKLSGVVVSDGYSVVKTNRKGKYELPVNEQAKFVWVSVPAGYDFPNENGIARHYQYIDNSSEQDYNFELKALPTDDAKHNFIIWADPQPRNKKDAQRMLDESVPDTVKTLQSMAAGTLVHGITVGDITWDNPELYKDYDQGVATMGIPFFQVLGNHDQDLNKGGDEVSDKTFEATYGPTYYSFNRGKLHYVVLDDVRYLGKDKQYDGYITERQLKWLEKDLAMVPTDNLVILCAHIPVHWGVKNKEELYPILKNHKVHIMTGHTHYNRNVIEQGIFEHNHGTVCGNLWTGPVCGDGAPGGYAVYEVDGTDLKWYYKSTGFDADHQMTVYVQPAENQNRMLVNVWNWDPEWKVEWWADNQYKGTLQNIVSYDPVAWEQYQGDQLPKGRTYVEPRETEHFFEAFVPATVKQLKVVATDRFGRKYESQKAIS, encoded by the coding sequence ATGAAGAGAAGATCCTTTTTAGAGCGCATACTCCTTTTTTCAGGCGGCCTTATACTTAGTGGAAGCTATACTTCGGCACTTGCAACACCCTCTACAAAAACCATTAAAGGCAGAGTAATGGCCGGTAGCAAAAAGTTGTCAGGGGTGGTAGTATCCGATGGGTATAGTGTGGTAAAGACTAACCGCAAAGGCAAGTATGAATTGCCGGTAAACGAGCAGGCAAAATTCGTGTGGGTATCGGTACCGGCTGGTTATGATTTCCCTAATGAAAACGGCATTGCCCGACACTACCAATACATTGATAATAGCTCTGAACAGGACTATAACTTTGAGTTAAAGGCCCTGCCAACTGATGATGCAAAGCATAATTTTATTATCTGGGCTGATCCACAGCCGCGCAATAAAAAAGATGCACAACGCATGCTGGATGAGTCGGTGCCGGATACAGTAAAAACCCTGCAAAGTATGGCTGCCGGTACGCTGGTGCACGGTATAACAGTAGGGGATATTACATGGGATAATCCTGAGCTATACAAAGATTACGACCAGGGCGTAGCCACTATGGGGATTCCGTTCTTCCAGGTGCTTGGTAACCACGACCAGGACCTGAACAAAGGTGGCGATGAAGTTTCAGATAAAACGTTTGAAGCAACATATGGCCCTACGTATTACTCTTTTAATCGCGGCAAGCTGCATTACGTGGTGCTGGATGACGTACGTTACCTGGGCAAAGACAAACAATACGACGGTTATATTACAGAGCGCCAGCTCAAATGGCTGGAGAAAGACCTGGCCATGGTGCCCACCGATAACCTGGTTATACTTTGCGCACACATTCCGGTACACTGGGGTGTAAAGAACAAGGAAGAACTTTACCCGATCCTGAAAAACCACAAAGTACACATCATGACGGGGCACACGCACTATAACCGCAACGTAATAGAGCAAGGCATATTTGAGCACAACCATGGCACCGTATGTGGTAACCTCTGGACGGGGCCGGTTTGCGGCGATGGAGCACCAGGCGGGTATGCGGTTTATGAAGTAGATGGCACAGATTTAAAATGGTACTACAAGTCGACAGGGTTTGATGCTGACCACCAAATGACGGTGTATGTACAACCTGCGGAAAATCAGAATCGCATGTTGGTAAACGTCTGGAACTGGGACCCGGAATGGAAAGTAGAATGGTGGGCTGATAATCAGTATAAAGGAACCTTACAGAATATTGTATCATACGACCCGGTTGCGTGGGAACAATACCAGGGCGATCAGTTGCCAAAAGGCCGCACTTATGTAGAGCCCCGCGAAACAGAGCACTTCTTTGAAGCATTTGTTCCGGCAACTGTTAAGCAGCTTAAAGTGGTAGCTACCGACCGCTTCGGAAGAAAATACGAAAGTCAGAAAGCGATATCATAA
- a CDS encoding phospholipase D-like domain-containing protein, producing MACKSEKTETPAPAPPEVDTITPVNATFPDAIFTDVNKIKQGSTSLTILDNLISLINATPENATIHLSIFLLDYPPLIQAIKAANERGVKLYVAMDMGREESQEINPLPYHELKRGLEAKGNVIISIINDASSIAINHNKFAVFSEVVTTNGNVQNVVFQTSHNFTEADAGKFQDAIMLSHTSLYQAYKTYWTDMQAKASSGMKDYYYKEYNDAATGINAYFMPKRRNGTAYGDDTIIEFLNNITDPATATIKIGMSDWTNSRLNIVEKLAQLQEQGATIELVVKNKIDASIMTGLRELEQKGAYLKVFDISKANIHSKFILIEGNWQGNPNTKILITGSHNFTQNALRNNNETMLLLKNHELFNNYINYFESLKTVPGI from the coding sequence GTGGCCTGCAAGAGCGAGAAAACAGAAACTCCGGCTCCTGCTCCGCCAGAGGTTGATACAATTACACCTGTTAACGCTACTTTCCCGGATGCTATTTTTACAGATGTAAATAAGATTAAACAGGGCTCTACTTCTCTAACTATACTTGATAACCTGATCTCCCTGATCAATGCTACTCCTGAAAATGCGACCATCCACCTGAGTATTTTTCTTTTAGATTATCCGCCATTGATACAGGCTATAAAAGCCGCTAATGAGAGGGGCGTAAAACTTTACGTAGCTATGGACATGGGCCGTGAAGAATCGCAGGAAATAAACCCGTTGCCTTACCACGAGCTAAAGCGTGGTCTGGAAGCAAAAGGCAATGTGATCATCTCTATCATTAATGATGCAAGCTCAATAGCCATTAACCATAATAAGTTTGCTGTTTTTTCGGAGGTTGTAACCACCAATGGGAATGTACAGAACGTGGTATTCCAGACATCACACAATTTTACAGAGGCTGATGCAGGCAAGTTTCAGGATGCAATAATGCTATCACATACAAGTTTATACCAGGCTTATAAAACCTATTGGACTGATATGCAGGCCAAGGCATCATCTGGTATGAAAGATTATTATTACAAGGAGTATAACGATGCCGCCACAGGTATAAATGCTTACTTCATGCCCAAACGCCGCAACGGCACTGCTTACGGCGACGACACAATTATCGAGTTCCTTAACAACATTACAGATCCGGCTACGGCAACTATAAAAATTGGCATGTCTGACTGGACAAATAGCCGCCTGAACATTGTAGAGAAACTGGCTCAGCTACAGGAGCAAGGCGCTACTATAGAACTGGTTGTTAAAAACAAGATTGATGCAAGCATTATGACCGGGTTAAGGGAACTGGAGCAGAAAGGCGCATACCTTAAAGTGTTTGACATCTCAAAAGCGAATATCCATTCAAAGTTTATACTTATAGAGGGTAACTGGCAGGGCAACCCCAACACTAAAATCTTGATTACGGGTTCGCATAACTTTACCCAGAATGCGCTCCGCAACAACAACGAAACCATGCTGCTCCTGAAGAATCATGAGCTTTTTAACAATTACATTAATTATTTTGAAAGCCTGAAAACGGTGCCGGGCATTTAA
- a CDS encoding DUF1684 domain-containing protein → MQRPVKLVIYAGILLVLFYFVKETFLSEENYLKPLLKEREDKDLSFRSRTNSPFTEEGRQTFKNLVYYEPNVKYRVSAKVEELPKQDTLLMPLTNGSYEPYLRYAAATFELEGKPQRLTLYKKLSEEKEQLFVPFTDKTNGFETYGGGRYMDIPFKEDAKTVVLDFNRAYSPFCAYNPEYVCPVPPKDNRLTIAIPAGEKTYEVQK, encoded by the coding sequence ATGCAACGCCCTGTAAAGCTTGTAATATATGCCGGTATTCTGCTGGTGCTGTTCTATTTCGTAAAAGAAACCTTCCTGAGTGAAGAAAATTACCTGAAGCCGCTTCTGAAAGAGCGTGAAGACAAAGACCTGTCGTTCAGGAGCCGCACCAACAGCCCATTTACCGAAGAAGGTCGCCAAACTTTCAAGAACCTGGTTTATTATGAGCCAAATGTAAAGTATAGGGTTTCTGCAAAAGTAGAAGAGCTTCCCAAACAGGATACCTTGCTGATGCCGCTTACCAATGGCAGTTACGAGCCATACTTACGTTATGCTGCCGCTACTTTTGAACTGGAAGGCAAACCTCAGCGCCTGACGCTTTACAAGAAACTTTCCGAAGAGAAAGAGCAGCTGTTTGTGCCGTTTACCGATAAAACCAACGGCTTCGAAACATATGGTGGAGGCCGCTACATGGATATTCCATTTAAAGAAGATGCTAAAACCGTAGTGCTTGATTTTAACCGCGCCTACAGTCCTTTCTGCGCCTATAACCCCGAATACGTGTGTCCGGTACCACCAAAAGATAACCGCCTGACTATAGCTATACCTGCAGGAGAGAAAACGTACGAAGTACAGAAATAA